The bacterium DNA segment ACACGCCGGGAGGCGGCCGATGGCGCAGCTCCAAAAGGTGACGATCGAATACTGCACCAGTTGAGGGTATCTCCCCCATGCCGTCCGTGTGGCGGAAGAGATCCTCAAGGCCAAGAAAACCGACGTGGCGACGCTGAGCCTGATTCCCTCCTCCGGAGGCGTCTTCGAAGTCGTCGCCGACGGCAAGACGATCTTCTCCAAGAAGCAGTTGGGCCGGCGCCCGGAGCCCGGCGAAGTCCTCACCCAACTCGAAGGTTCGTGAGCCCGAAGGCGTGAGGGCCGCGCGCCCGCGGCGGGCGGCGGTGCCGTACGGCATCGCCGCCTATTGCTGTTTCGCGATCAGCGGAGAAGACATGCCGGCCGCAGCCGGCCGGTAGCCCCCCGGACCGGCCCGCGTGCCCGCCGCTACTCCCTTTCGGGTTCCCGGATTTCGCTGGCTCTGGCTGAGCTCGCTGTGCACCTCGGCGGCCTACACGGTCGAGGTCCTCAGCCACGGCTGGCTCGTCCTCGAGCTGACGAACTCGCCGTTTTGGGTCGGCGTGGCCGTCGCGGTGCGCGGCGTCAGTCAGACGCTGTGCGGCATCCCGGCCGGCCTCGCGGCAGACCGGTTCGACCGGCGGACCATCCTGGTGGCCACCCAGACGACCGCGGCGACCGGCGGCCTCGTGATTGCCGGGCTGGTCTA contains these protein-coding regions:
- a CDS encoding SelT/SelW/SelH family (seleno)protein, encoding MAQLQKVTIEYCTSUGYLPHAVRVAEEILKAKKTDVATLSLIPSSGGVFEVVADGKTIFSKKQLGRRPEPGEVLTQLEGS